A portion of the Acidobacteriaceae bacterium genome contains these proteins:
- the purD gene encoding phosphoribosylamine--glycine ligase produces MTERILIVGSGAREHAIAEALARSTQAPELLCFGSARNPGIAKRSIAYTTGNTSDALAVARFAVEQHATLAIVGPEDPLAAGVSDALWSAGIPAVGPTKALAQLESSKAFTRSLVDAAGIDANPAFARFTSMEGVEAWLAQFPDRHVVKDDGLAGGKGVKVFGDHLHSVAESVAYCKELTAAGRPFVLEEKLIGQEFSLLSFTDGTTVRHMPAVQDHKRAYEGDRGPNTGGMGTYTDADGSLPFLEPSDIAAARDINERVIAAVRAKCGEPYRGILYGGFIATADGVRLIEYNVRFGDPESLNLLTLLQTDFVTLCRAIVSERLDSLDVEFATKASVCKYIVPEGYPEAPRKGDAIAIPAQLPAGVTAYLGAVDERDGVIVATGSRTVGFVGTGATIAEAEARCQQACELISGPFFFRSDIGTPAALDTRIAHMNEVRGR; encoded by the coding sequence ATGACAGAACGCATTCTTATCGTTGGCTCCGGCGCTCGTGAGCATGCCATCGCTGAAGCTTTGGCTCGCTCCACGCAGGCCCCTGAGTTGCTCTGCTTTGGCAGCGCACGCAACCCCGGCATCGCGAAGCGCTCCATTGCTTACACCACAGGCAATACCTCCGACGCGCTCGCCGTCGCTCGCTTCGCGGTAGAACAACACGCAACGCTTGCGATCGTTGGCCCTGAAGATCCTCTCGCAGCTGGTGTCTCAGATGCGTTGTGGAGCGCAGGCATCCCTGCTGTCGGGCCCACCAAAGCTCTTGCCCAGCTTGAGTCGAGCAAAGCCTTCACGCGTTCGCTTGTAGACGCTGCAGGCATCGATGCCAACCCGGCCTTTGCACGCTTCACCTCCATGGAGGGCGTTGAAGCATGGCTGGCTCAGTTTCCCGATCGCCATGTCGTGAAAGATGACGGCCTCGCTGGTGGCAAGGGAGTGAAGGTCTTCGGCGATCATCTTCACTCCGTCGCCGAGAGCGTCGCGTACTGCAAAGAACTCACCGCAGCCGGACGTCCCTTCGTGTTGGAAGAAAAGCTCATTGGCCAGGAGTTCTCCCTGCTCAGTTTCACCGATGGAACGACCGTGCGCCACATGCCCGCCGTACAGGACCACAAGCGCGCGTATGAAGGCGACCGCGGGCCTAACACTGGCGGCATGGGAACTTATACCGACGCAGACGGCTCGCTTCCCTTCCTCGAGCCCTCCGACATCGCCGCCGCCCGAGACATTAACGAGCGCGTGATCGCAGCCGTTCGTGCAAAGTGCGGTGAGCCGTATCGCGGCATTCTTTATGGCGGATTCATCGCCACGGCGGATGGCGTTCGTCTCATCGAATACAACGTTCGTTTCGGCGATCCCGAATCGCTCAATCTGCTTACGTTGCTCCAAACAGACTTCGTAACTCTCTGCCGCGCCATCGTCAGCGAACGGCTCGACTCGCTCGATGTTGAGTTCGCGACTAAAGCCAGCGTCTGCAAGTACATCGTGCCAGAAGGCTACCCCGAAGCTCCACGCAAGGGGGATGCGATTGCGATCCCGGCACAGCTTCCTGCAGGTGTTACAGCCTACCTTGGTGCAGTCGATGAGCGCGATGGAGTCATCGTCGCTACCGGCTCACGCACCGTTGGCTTCGTCGGCACAGGCGCAACCATCGCTGAAGCGGAAGCTCGCTGTCAGCAGGCATGCGAGCTCATCAGCGGACCGTTCTTCTTCCGCTCAGACATAGGAACACCCGCCGCGCTCGACACGCGCATCGCGCACATGAACGAGGTGCGTGGCCGATGA
- a CDS encoding phosphoribosylaminoimidazolesuccinocarboxamide synthase, whose product MIDQKTLMEAIPNCLTATGLPLPSKYPGKVRDTYDLGDGRLLLITSDRQSGFDRMLGAIPYKGQVLNRTSLSWFQKTAHIVPNHVLSSPHANALLGRKCTVLPIEFVVRGYLTGSTDTSIWTKYQNGERSFAGLELAEGMSKNQPLPRNVVTPTTKEATHDRPITGEEIVRDGWLTADQWAYCEAKTLELFAFGQAEAAKHGLILVDTKYEFGVDSEGTIRLIDEVHTPDSSRYWLAPTYEERVAKGQEPDMIDKEFFRLWFRERCDPYKDEVLPTAPPELIAELSSRYIQLFETITGETFTPDLRPLETTVMESLQA is encoded by the coding sequence GTGATCGACCAGAAGACGTTGATGGAGGCTATTCCCAACTGCCTCACCGCAACCGGCCTTCCCCTGCCGTCGAAGTATCCCGGCAAGGTGCGCGACACGTACGACCTTGGCGACGGACGTCTGCTGCTCATTACCTCTGACCGACAGAGCGGCTTCGACCGCATGCTTGGAGCGATTCCGTACAAGGGCCAGGTGCTCAACCGCACCTCGCTCTCATGGTTTCAGAAGACCGCGCACATCGTCCCAAACCACGTCCTCTCCAGCCCACACGCGAACGCTCTGCTCGGCCGCAAATGCACCGTTCTGCCGATTGAGTTCGTTGTCCGCGGCTACCTTACGGGCTCGACCGATACGTCTATCTGGACAAAGTATCAAAACGGCGAGCGCAGCTTCGCGGGTCTTGAGTTAGCAGAGGGCATGAGCAAGAATCAGCCGCTGCCGCGCAACGTCGTCACCCCAACCACGAAGGAAGCCACGCACGATCGCCCCATCACCGGTGAAGAGATTGTCCGTGACGGCTGGCTCACGGCAGACCAATGGGCGTACTGCGAGGCGAAGACGCTTGAGCTCTTCGCCTTCGGTCAGGCAGAAGCAGCGAAGCACGGCCTTATCCTCGTGGACACCAAGTACGAGTTCGGTGTCGATAGCGAAGGCACGATCCGTCTTATCGACGAAGTGCATACTCCCGACTCTAGCCGCTACTGGCTCGCGCCAACGTATGAAGAGCGCGTTGCCAAAGGACAAGAGCCAGACATGATCGATAAGGAGTTCTTTCGTCTCTGGTTCCGCGAACGCTGCGATCCGTACAAAGACGAAGTGCTGCCAACGGCTCCGCCAGAGCTGATTGCAGAGCTCTCCTCGCGCTACATTCAGCTCTTTGAAACCATCACCGGCGAAACCTTTACGCCCGATCTTCGTCCTCTCGAAACAACCGTGATGGAGTCTCTGCAGGCATGA
- the purM gene encoding phosphoribosylformylglycinamidine cyclo-ligase: MTDTNRTIDYKSAGVDIEAGNEAVRRMKQHVARTHSPAVLTGLGSFGSLFSLREATEGLANPVMVQSTDGVGTKTKVAVMAGRYEDLGRDLVAAVAGDIAVLGAKPLTFLDYLGVHKVEPHIIEELVRGMSDACAEAGIALVGGETAEMPAVYAPGELDVVGFITGVVDRTKLLDGSTTQAGDVVYGVQSTGLHTNGWSLARKLLFDVAGHGIHDTPAELGGKSLADVLLAPHANYVQPIRRALDTGLPIRGMAHITGGGLVENTPRVLPEGLGADININAWDGQPIFAMMQGLGNIDREEMHRVFNMGIGLAVIAPAGLLSELSAAFAPFKVWEIGSITDAHTGVQLSEGV, from the coding sequence ATGACAGACACAAACCGCACTATCGACTACAAGTCCGCCGGCGTCGACATCGAAGCCGGTAACGAAGCCGTGCGCCGTATGAAGCAGCACGTCGCCCGCACCCACTCGCCAGCCGTCCTCACTGGACTCGGCAGCTTCGGCTCCCTCTTCTCACTGCGCGAAGCTACCGAAGGTCTCGCGAATCCGGTCATGGTGCAAAGCACCGACGGCGTGGGCACAAAGACCAAGGTTGCCGTGATGGCTGGGCGCTATGAGGACCTTGGCCGCGATCTTGTTGCCGCCGTTGCAGGCGATATCGCCGTGCTCGGCGCAAAGCCACTCACCTTCCTCGACTACCTCGGCGTGCACAAGGTTGAGCCGCACATCATCGAAGAGCTTGTGCGTGGCATGAGCGACGCCTGTGCCGAAGCAGGTATCGCGCTTGTCGGTGGAGAGACCGCTGAGATGCCTGCCGTGTACGCTCCCGGCGAACTCGACGTCGTTGGCTTCATTACCGGCGTCGTCGATCGGACCAAGCTACTCGACGGCAGCACCACGCAGGCTGGCGATGTTGTCTATGGCGTCCAGTCGACGGGCTTGCATACCAACGGCTGGTCGCTTGCTCGCAAGCTTCTTTTCGACGTTGCCGGTCACGGCATTCACGACACACCTGCGGAGCTCGGCGGAAAGTCTCTTGCAGACGTTCTGCTTGCTCCACATGCAAACTACGTGCAGCCCATTCGTCGCGCACTCGATACAGGCCTGCCCATCCGCGGCATGGCTCACATCACCGGTGGCGGCCTCGTGGAAAACACACCACGCGTTCTCCCCGAAGGACTCGGCGCAGACATCAACATCAACGCCTGGGACGGGCAGCCGATCTTCGCGATGATGCAGGGTCTCGGAAACATTGACCGCGAAGAGATGCACCGCGTCTTCAACATGGGCATCGGCCTGGCGGTCATCGCTCCGGCTGGTCTGCTCTCTGAGCTCTCTGCGGCATTCGCTCCGTTCAAGGTCTGGGAGATTGGCAGCATCACCGACGCACACACCGGCGTCCAGCTTTCGGAGGGCGTGTGA
- the purL gene encoding phosphoribosylformylglycinamidine synthase, with protein MSPITLRETLFSTSSSSVKAVLLPGTAALSSFEAERLRSRLAVLDSGVHTVEAHWMYVAVLAEGFDSIPAEEAARLNDLLERDESQHTANLWVGPRVGTQSPWSSKATDILRNTGFQSIVRLERARALQIHGAKSLEALSEALHDRMTESIYFGGAENLLAILETHQTRPLQHIDVLGQGAAAIEQADRELGLSLSPDEIAYLVAEFVKLDRNPTDVELYMFAQANSEHCRHKIFNASWTIDGEQQPRSLFGMIRNTYEQSSEDVLSAYRDNAAVIRGSQGGRFFPDPQTGIYSAHDEEIHILCKVETHNHPTAISPFPGAATGSGGEIRDEGATGIGGKPKAGLSGFTTSNLRLPNALQPWEQTESKPTNIASPLDIMIEAPLGAAAYNNEFGRPNLCGYFRTFEQHDGERQWGYHKPIMLAGGLGNIRAEHVEKREMLAGYELVALGGPAMLVGLGGGAASSGNGTSNEQLDFASVQRENPELERRAQEVIDRCWQLGADNPIAFIHDVGAGGLSNAFPELVKDGGLGGTFSLNAIPRAEAGMSPLELWCNESQERYVLALRPEDLPRFTALCERERCPFAVIGTATDEKQLILSDTNSDSAPIDLPMQVLFGKAPKMERSFTREALVSSESELNDIALADAIERVLRMPAVASKSFLITIGDRTVGGYTVQDQMVGPWQVPVADCAVTMTAYGATTGEAMAIGERTPLATLDAAASARMAVGEVITNLAGAAIEKLSDIKLSANWMAAASEPGQDQALYDAVYAVGMELCPALGITIPVGKDSMSMRTKWQHEGVTHNVTSPLSLIASGFAPVTNVRKTLTPELKPVDSRLILIDLGEGRNRLGGSVLSEAFMQSGGSVADAPSPQQLAGFFSLVQTLNAEGKLLAYHDRGDGGLFVTLLEMALAGSCGLHIELPAGDLLAQLFSEELGAVIQISAEHEKAVVEALKHSGLHWLSVGSAAAGNDLLLVHDDIPVYRAQRSVLLKVWSEVSHSIASLRDNPVCTAQEFSLLSDASRPGLFIKAGFDPAERVAAPFVHTSKPRIAILREQGVNGQVEMAAAFDRANFEAVDVHMSDLLAGRIDLAGFTGLAACGGFSYGDVLGAGSGWAKTVLFNNRLREMFATFFGRTDTLSLGVCNGCQMMAQLAPIIPGAQEWPRFRRNLSARFEARQCMVEIAPSTSIFFTGMEGSQMPIAVAHGEGRVESSAASANVAMRYIDTYGKPTQHYPLNPNGSVDAIAGFASQDGRALIVMPHPERSALGLQHSWTRTLADSPWQRMFDNARKWVS; from the coding sequence ATGTCGCCAATCACATTACGCGAAACCTTGTTCAGCACATCTAGCTCCTCTGTCAAAGCCGTCCTGCTGCCCGGGACGGCCGCCCTTTCGTCGTTTGAAGCGGAGCGCCTGCGCAGCCGCCTTGCCGTTCTCGATAGCGGCGTTCACACCGTTGAAGCCCACTGGATGTACGTCGCCGTTCTCGCGGAAGGCTTTGATTCCATTCCTGCAGAAGAAGCCGCAAGGCTGAACGATCTGCTGGAGCGGGATGAGAGCCAGCACACGGCAAACCTCTGGGTAGGACCCCGCGTGGGCACGCAAAGCCCGTGGTCCAGCAAAGCCACCGACATCCTTCGCAACACCGGCTTCCAGTCGATCGTTCGCCTGGAACGCGCGCGTGCACTTCAGATCCACGGAGCCAAAAGCCTTGAGGCCCTGAGCGAAGCTCTGCACGACCGCATGACCGAAAGCATTTACTTCGGCGGTGCAGAAAACTTACTCGCAATTCTTGAGACACACCAGACGCGCCCACTGCAGCATATTGACGTGCTCGGCCAAGGTGCTGCCGCCATTGAGCAAGCTGACCGCGAACTGGGTCTGTCGCTTTCGCCGGATGAGATCGCTTACCTCGTAGCCGAGTTCGTCAAACTCGATCGCAATCCCACGGACGTTGAGCTGTATATGTTCGCGCAGGCCAACAGCGAGCACTGCCGCCACAAGATCTTCAACGCTTCGTGGACGATCGACGGCGAGCAACAGCCGCGCTCACTCTTCGGCATGATCCGCAACACCTACGAGCAGTCGAGCGAAGATGTGCTCTCGGCGTACCGCGATAACGCGGCGGTGATTCGCGGATCTCAGGGCGGACGCTTCTTCCCTGACCCGCAAACCGGCATCTACAGCGCGCACGACGAAGAGATTCACATCCTCTGCAAGGTGGAGACGCACAATCATCCCACTGCGATCTCGCCATTCCCCGGCGCTGCCACAGGCTCCGGCGGAGAGATTCGCGATGAAGGCGCAACGGGTATCGGCGGTAAGCCGAAGGCAGGACTCAGCGGCTTTACGACTTCGAACCTTCGCTTGCCGAACGCTCTCCAGCCGTGGGAGCAGACCGAGTCAAAGCCAACCAATATCGCCAGCCCGCTCGACATCATGATCGAAGCTCCGCTGGGCGCTGCTGCGTACAACAACGAGTTCGGTCGCCCGAACCTCTGCGGCTACTTCCGCACCTTCGAGCAGCACGATGGCGAGCGTCAGTGGGGATACCACAAGCCGATCATGCTCGCCGGCGGACTCGGCAACATCCGTGCCGAGCACGTGGAGAAGCGCGAAATGCTTGCGGGCTACGAGCTCGTCGCGCTCGGTGGCCCCGCGATGCTTGTCGGCCTTGGTGGCGGTGCAGCATCGAGCGGCAACGGCACCTCCAACGAGCAGCTCGACTTTGCCAGCGTGCAGCGCGAGAATCCTGAGCTCGAACGTCGAGCCCAGGAAGTGATTGACCGCTGCTGGCAGCTTGGCGCAGATAATCCCATCGCGTTCATTCACGACGTTGGCGCAGGCGGATTGTCGAATGCCTTCCCTGAACTGGTCAAGGACGGCGGCCTCGGCGGTACGTTCTCGCTCAACGCTATTCCTCGTGCAGAAGCAGGCATGAGCCCGCTCGAGCTCTGGTGCAACGAGTCGCAGGAGCGTTACGTGCTCGCTCTGCGTCCCGAGGATCTTCCCCGCTTCACTGCGCTTTGCGAGCGCGAGCGTTGCCCTTTCGCCGTCATCGGCACGGCAACGGACGAGAAGCAGCTCATCCTCAGCGACACCAACAGCGACAGCGCTCCCATCGATTTGCCCATGCAGGTGCTCTTCGGTAAAGCGCCGAAGATGGAGCGCAGCTTCACGCGCGAGGCGTTAGTGAGCAGTGAGTCGGAACTCAACGACATCGCGCTCGCAGATGCCATCGAACGTGTGCTGCGTATGCCTGCGGTCGCGTCCAAGAGCTTCCTCATCACTATCGGCGACCGTACGGTTGGTGGCTATACCGTGCAGGACCAGATGGTCGGCCCGTGGCAGGTTCCGGTCGCAGACTGTGCTGTCACCATGACGGCCTACGGCGCGACAACGGGCGAAGCTATGGCTATTGGCGAGCGAACACCACTCGCGACGCTGGACGCTGCAGCCTCTGCACGCATGGCTGTTGGAGAGGTGATCACCAACCTCGCGGGCGCAGCCATCGAGAAGCTCTCTGACATCAAGCTCTCCGCCAACTGGATGGCAGCAGCGAGCGAGCCTGGTCAGGACCAGGCACTCTACGACGCCGTTTATGCGGTCGGGATGGAGCTTTGTCCGGCGCTCGGCATTACGATTCCCGTGGGCAAGGACTCAATGTCCATGCGCACGAAGTGGCAGCACGAAGGCGTAACGCACAACGTCACGTCGCCACTCTCGCTGATTGCTTCAGGCTTTGCGCCTGTGACGAATGTGCGCAAAACGCTCACGCCTGAACTGAAGCCGGTGGACTCGCGTCTGATCCTGATCGATCTTGGCGAAGGACGCAACCGCCTCGGTGGCAGTGTGCTCTCCGAAGCCTTCATGCAAAGCGGCGGAAGTGTTGCAGACGCACCGTCTCCGCAACAGCTGGCAGGCTTCTTCTCGCTTGTGCAAACGCTGAATGCCGAAGGCAAGCTACTGGCGTATCACGACCGCGGCGATGGAGGTCTGTTCGTCACGCTGCTCGAAATGGCTCTTGCAGGGAGCTGCGGCCTTCACATCGAGCTTCCTGCTGGTGACTTGCTGGCTCAACTCTTCTCCGAAGAGTTGGGCGCTGTGATTCAAATCAGCGCAGAACATGAGAAGGCTGTGGTCGAGGCTTTGAAGCATTCGGGCTTGCACTGGCTTTCGGTAGGCTCTGCCGCTGCTGGCAACGACTTGCTCCTCGTTCACGATGACATCCCCGTGTATCGGGCACAACGCTCCGTGTTGCTAAAGGTATGGAGCGAAGTCAGCCACAGCATTGCGTCTCTGCGGGACAACCCCGTCTGCACCGCGCAAGAGTTTTCTCTACTTAGCGACGCGAGCCGTCCGGGACTTTTCATCAAAGCGGGCTTCGATCCTGCAGAACGCGTAGCCGCTCCTTTCGTTCATACCTCGAAGCCACGTATTGCCATCCTGCGCGAGCAAGGTGTCAACGGCCAGGTGGAAATGGCCGCAGCGTTTGACCGTGCCAACTTCGAAGCCGTCGATGTCCACATGAGCGACCTGCTCGCTGGGCGTATCGACCTCGCCGGGTTCACAGGGCTTGCTGCCTGCGGAGGCTTCAGCTACGGCGACGTGCTCGGTGCGGGTAGCGGATGGGCGAAGACAGTTCTCTTCAACAACAGGCTGCGCGAGATGTTTGCTACTTTCTTCGGACGCACCGACACACTCTCGCTCGGCGTCTGCAATGGCTGCCAGATGATGGCGCAACTCGCCCCAATCATCCCCGGTGCGCAGGAGTGGCCGCGCTTCCGCCGCAACCTCTCCGCACGCTTTGAAGCGCGCCAATGCATGGTTGAAATCGCACCTTCTACTTCGATTTTCTTCACCGGCATGGAAGGCTCACAGATGCCGATTGCCGTCGCACATGGCGAAGGCCGCGTCGAGTCCAGCGCAGCTTCCGCAAACGTGGCAATGCGTTATATCGATACCTACGGCAAGCCGACGCAGCACTATCCTCTCAACCCCAACGGCTCGGTCGACGCCATCGCGGGCTTTGCCTCGCAGGACGGCCGCGCTCTGATCGTTATGCCCCATCCCGAGCGCTCGGCGCTTGGTCTGCAGCACAGCTGGACGCGTACCCTTGCGGACAGCCCGTGGCAACGCATGTTTGATAACGCCCGCAAGTGGGTGAGCTAA
- the purF gene encoding amidophosphoribosyltransferase translates to MCGIVGVFGHRPVSQVLYDSLTMLQHRGQDAAGIATSFLNRFYLHKGNGLVNEVFDVASMAKLLGDMGIGHVRYPTAGCGSVAEAQPFYVNSPHGIVFAHNGNLTNVDEIIHRVFEKDLRHLNTRSDSEVMLNVFAHALAERNVISPTPEDIFTAVEETHEICKGGYAVIAMIAAVGIVGFRDLNGIRPLVYGKRVTHGQTEYMIASESVALQVDGFELVRDLEPGETVFIDIHGKLHTHQTALPHRKAPCLFEFVYLARPDSVLDGASVYQCRINMGDKLADKIKSDWLNVPIDVVIPIPSTSRTSALAIANRLDIPYREGFVRNRYVGRTFIMPGNEQRKASIRRKLNPIPQEFRDKNVLLVDDSIVRGNTIKEIIAMTRELGAKAVYVCSASPMVLYPNVYGIDMPSRNELVACGKTLDQLAADIGADKVIFQDLKDLKDSITECAPELNEFETSIFDGSYVTGDITEEYLRSLEAQRNDAAKITEDVANHITRNLVQHI, encoded by the coding sequence ATGTGCGGCATTGTGGGCGTCTTCGGACATCGCCCTGTAAGTCAGGTTCTTTACGATTCGTTGACCATGCTTCAGCATCGCGGTCAGGATGCAGCAGGCATTGCAACCTCCTTCCTCAATCGTTTTTATCTTCACAAGGGCAACGGCCTCGTTAATGAGGTCTTTGATGTCGCGTCGATGGCAAAGCTACTCGGCGACATGGGCATCGGCCACGTCCGCTACCCGACCGCTGGTTGCGGTTCCGTTGCTGAAGCACAGCCGTTCTATGTGAACTCTCCGCACGGAATCGTCTTTGCCCACAACGGCAACCTGACGAACGTCGACGAGATCATTCATCGCGTGTTTGAAAAGGACCTTCGCCATCTGAACACTCGTTCCGATAGCGAGGTGATGCTGAACGTCTTCGCGCATGCCCTGGCGGAACGGAACGTCATCAGCCCTACACCTGAAGACATCTTCACGGCGGTGGAAGAAACCCACGAGATCTGCAAGGGCGGCTATGCCGTCATCGCCATGATTGCGGCGGTGGGTATCGTCGGCTTCCGTGATCTCAACGGCATTCGCCCGCTCGTCTACGGCAAGCGCGTTACACACGGACAGACTGAGTACATGATCGCCAGCGAAAGCGTGGCACTTCAGGTGGACGGCTTCGAACTCGTACGTGATCTTGAGCCCGGCGAGACTGTATTCATCGACATCCACGGCAAGCTGCACACGCACCAGACAGCACTGCCGCACCGCAAAGCACCGTGCCTCTTTGAGTTCGTCTACCTTGCTCGTCCTGACTCCGTACTTGATGGCGCCAGCGTCTACCAGTGCCGCATCAATATGGGCGACAAACTGGCCGACAAGATCAAGAGCGATTGGCTCAACGTTCCCATCGACGTCGTTATTCCCATCCCGTCGACAAGCCGAACCTCTGCGCTCGCGATCGCAAACCGTCTCGATATTCCCTATCGTGAAGGCTTCGTGCGCAATCGCTACGTTGGCCGCACGTTCATCATGCCAGGGAACGAACAGCGCAAGGCTTCGATTCGCCGCAAGCTGAACCCGATTCCGCAGGAGTTCCGCGACAAGAACGTGCTGCTCGTGGATGACTCTATCGTTCGTGGCAACACGATCAAAGAGATCATCGCAATGACGCGTGAACTTGGCGCAAAGGCTGTCTACGTCTGCTCGGCGTCGCCAATGGTGCTGTATCCGAACGTCTACGGCATCGACATGCCGTCACGCAACGAACTGGTCGCCTGCGGTAAGACTCTGGATCAACTCGCCGCAGACATCGGCGCCGACAAGGTGATCTTCCAGGACCTGAAGGACCTGAAGGATTCCATCACGGAGTGCGCTCCTGAACTCAATGAGTTCGAAACCTCAATCTTCGACGGAAGCTACGTCACCGGCGATATTACGGAAGAGTATCTCCGCTCGCTGGAAGCCCAACGAAACGATGCCGCAAAGATCACTGAAGATGTCGCCAATCACATTACGCGAAACCTTGTTCAGCACATCTAG
- a CDS encoding YebC/PmpR family DNA-binding transcriptional regulator codes for MSGHSKWATIKHKKGALDAKRGKIFTRLIKEIMVAAKAGGGDPDGNPRLRTAIAAAKAENMPNDNIARAVKRGTGEIEGAQYEDITYEGYGPGGAAIIVEVLTDNRNRAVSEVRHAFSKHGGNMGESGSVSFMFSKKGMILVAKDAASEDKITEIVLEAGGEDIGGEGEYWEVTTAPADFSAVKDAITAAGITPESAEVTMVPSTYTKLEGAQAAAMLRMLDVLEDLDDTQNVYTNFDMDEASVPA; via the coding sequence ATGTCCGGCCATTCAAAATGGGCAACGATTAAGCACAAGAAGGGCGCACTCGACGCCAAGCGTGGCAAGATTTTTACCCGCCTGATCAAGGAAATCATGGTCGCGGCCAAGGCTGGCGGCGGAGATCCCGACGGCAACCCCCGTCTGCGTACAGCCATCGCCGCAGCGAAGGCTGAAAACATGCCGAACGACAACATCGCCCGCGCGGTCAAGCGCGGTACCGGCGAAATCGAAGGCGCACAGTACGAAGACATCACCTACGAGGGCTACGGTCCGGGTGGCGCTGCGATCATCGTCGAAGTGCTGACGGATAACCGCAACCGTGCCGTTTCAGAAGTGCGTCACGCCTTCTCCAAGCATGGCGGCAACATGGGCGAGTCTGGTTCGGTCAGCTTCATGTTCTCGAAGAAGGGCATGATCCTGGTGGCGAAGGATGCGGCCAGCGAAGACAAGATCACGGAAATCGTTCTCGAAGCAGGTGGCGAAGACATCGGCGGCGAGGGCGAGTACTGGGAAGTAACGACTGCTCCTGCTGATTTCAGCGCCGTAAAGGATGCCATCACCGCAGCGGGCATTACGCCCGAGTCGGCTGAAGTCACGATGGTGCCTTCGACCTACACCAAGCTGGAAGGTGCGCAGGCGGCAGCCATGCTCCGCATGCTCGACGTCCTTGAAGATCTCGACGATACACAGAACGTGTATACGAATTTCGACATGGACGAGGCATCGGTTCCGGCCTAG
- a CDS encoding acyloxyacyl hydrolase, with protein MKKIVLSLIAFAFLPLAYAQSGQTVSGAVKESSPKWEYGVFIQGGNGLEDRTDYKFFSAGVQAGRILTNDYTSLRANFEYGVEILPLWQSYTPKFQKLSCPYGASSASQCYGPTTSGGTYRGFSIVPIKLRINMRHGARLQPWIQGAGGVIYTTRKYPGLGSLDYQNTSQTAPNANTSVWNFDPQFGIGAHYFLKPRRSLDVSANAVHISSSSLGDKNPGVNTGVQFTLGYTWWK; from the coding sequence GTGAAAAAGATTGTTCTTAGCTTGATTGCCTTTGCTTTTCTGCCTCTTGCGTACGCCCAGTCCGGCCAAACCGTTTCTGGAGCAGTCAAAGAGTCATCCCCGAAGTGGGAGTACGGCGTCTTTATCCAGGGTGGTAATGGTCTGGAAGACCGTACGGACTACAAGTTTTTTTCCGCAGGTGTTCAAGCGGGCCGCATCCTGACAAACGACTACACCTCGTTGCGCGCTAACTTTGAGTACGGCGTCGAGATTCTTCCTCTCTGGCAGAGCTATACGCCGAAGTTTCAAAAGCTTAGCTGCCCATACGGAGCATCCTCTGCCAGCCAGTGCTATGGTCCGACGACCAGCGGTGGAACGTACCGCGGCTTCAGCATCGTGCCGATCAAGCTCCGCATCAACATGCGCCACGGAGCACGTTTGCAACCCTGGATTCAGGGAGCTGGCGGCGTAATCTACACGACTCGCAAGTACCCTGGCCTGGGCTCGCTGGACTACCAGAACACCTCGCAGACCGCGCCAAACGCAAACACAAGCGTATGGAACTTTGATCCGCAGTTCGGCATCGGTGCTCACTACTTCCTGAAGCCGCGTCGTTCACTGGATGTCAGTGCAAATGCGGTACACATTTCTTCGTCGTCACTTGGAGACAAGAACCCCGGCGTAAACACAGGTGTCCAGTTCACGCTCGGCTATACATGGTGGAAGTAA